In Acyrthosiphon pisum isolate AL4f unplaced genomic scaffold, pea_aphid_22Mar2018_4r6ur Scaffold_21003;HRSCAF=22751, whole genome shotgun sequence, the sequence cacaataatttacaaaattattgtctTATTGGCTCGGTTGTTCCAatgttttattgattaatttattatattatttaattgttgatCCAGGAGAtctaagtttatattatatttcttgtgACGCTGTGAATCGTATATTGTTATCCTTATTAGTAAAATACAGCAACAAACATTTACCACTaatcaaattgttttatatagtttatagttaaataCACACTCTTACACACAACtgcaattatataggtatatttaatttttcataaaattcagaaaattaataaaattccattttatctaaaataattagatCGTAATAAACGGTAATATACCTACGGCTGGCATCAAGTCAGAGGACGTACTCgcatcatacaaaaataaaaaagatataatatggAACTTTTTCAAAACTCCATGGTCGTATCAcactcatacaattattattattaggtatatcataccTAACCACTCTtgtttcgtccaaatttgaactaataatatcaataaaaaaaaaattgtgtttaggtatatattttagagAGTTCTCGGTTACAGAAATTACTTATGAGAacccttaatttaaattttcaatttttagcaatagataattaatatataaaataatacactgtACATTTTTAGCTAGGTACAAATCGTTGTTTTCAAATTTGCGTTATAATGGTGAATTGTATATTACGAAGccttttaataaaacattcaaaaactataaaataaataaaacacaattaagatacaatattacaaaataagaaaacatttatatattgtgtcAAGAAAAATCATgaatggtaataactaataagtattaaaatgtcGAAGACTATTGATGGCTACTACACTTGCCGAACTATGTAAAAAGTCCTGTGACGCTTCAACAATGGTCCAGGTTTTGGTTTCGGGACTGTAAAATTCTGTAGAACGCACAAAAAAAGTGTCGTCAATTCTACCGATGACATACAATAAACCGTTTAATACAACTACTCCTATATTGAAAATCATGTTAAAttctatatgtttataataaaaaaaatgtttcataaaatgATTTTCAATTATTCTACTACAAGTTTCTACCTGCACGTTTTCGAGGCTTATGCATGTCCACAATAGTACTCCAAACTCCTGTACTTGGTCTGTATGCTTCAACACTACTGAGAGTTTTTGATCCATCCTTACCACCCACAGCATACAGTAGACCATCTAAAACCCCTACTCCAACACCTTCCCgacatttttgacattttagacatttttgcGACTGGTGTCCATGTATCAAGACTGGGATCATAACATTCAACAGTGTCTAAAGCCTGTGATGATTTATCATGTCCTCCTACCTAGAAAATTGAATTGAGGAGTAGCAAACAAatcctataatacaatattattgcatagcatttttaattaatgtgattgagtacattttaatgaaaagttgatcaaatacattaacataatttttttaactaaaaaaatgtattcttcaaTAATTAGTGTATCACATTAAATACGAATTACACAAACTTgcaaattattagaaattaaagaTCAAGTttgatagaatattatttaataaaaaaattaagctaaatttaatgttgtaaatggttatttaataaagtttaattacttttatataatattatattgtattatcattttatgaCATTAACAATATTGACAACTACTAATAAGTAGtcatattaaataagaataataattgttatattatgttgtgtataatttattatatacaagaaaaaaattatattggtagGTTTGTCGATCAATGAAAATGAAATCTCTCTTGAAATTATCAAACCATTTTATTGATACtgaatgtaacaaaatatattttacattagtatattatttactaattattatgaattaaaatttttaatttatccatatattttattttattgatattaaattccTTGATTCTTTAACAGGAGattgttttttagttattatagtgatatgtttaaaatcattaaaaataatataagtttaccGCATATAAAAGATTGTTCAGGACTCCAACCCCAAGGTCGGATCTTGCAGTAGACATACTAGATATTATTCGCCATTCTTGAGTATTGTTGTCAAAAACTTCTGCATTGTCCAATGCCaaattactgttattatatcCGCCGaccttaaatgtattatataattttataacagaaataacgaaaaaacttatgaattataattcgACATTACTTACGGCATATAGGTAATTATCGATAACACCAACTCCTAAGCAATGTCTTTCAACTAACATCTCAACGCTTTGTTTCCAACAGAGTGATTCTAAAGATAAATCGAGCACATCAACAGAGCTAAGAGGTTCAGTAGCATCATCATCCAAGCCACCCACAGCAAACACTAAATTATCTGTAACCAATGCTGCACAAACTCTATGACGgattgtattcatttttggtCCAAAATTCCATTTGTCTATTATTGGGTCGTACCATTTATTACACATAGTTAATTTAGGATCAATTCAACCAATATCTAATAAAACCTGttgtatttaaactaattaaactaataaatatatacgaaaaagaaataaattataacagaatTATACTTTATCTCCGTGTCTAGGTTTATTCCGGATGTTTTGTGGAATAAGATCTGAATTcaatatatgaaaatttaatgcctcactaatgtaatatttaccttaataaattataaatatgtataaatatatatacatatataataattaatttcaaaatataaattaattcccagtataagtatatttaaagaacaaacttacattttaaacaatttttaataagagGTTCCTCaactacattatttaatatgtaattcttCGATGTTAAAGGTAAACGCACGTGCTCCATTAATTggggtaaaatacattttttggaacCCAATTCATGTTTTACCCAACGAATAACACTTTCAAATAccttaaacaataaatatatttataaattaattagactTCATATTACATACTGGGAGGTTACTGGATTTGGAATTCaccaatactaaaatataagcaTAATGAATTTTAGTTTGCCTACTTTTTCTTCAGATGGAACTGTAAGTTTATCACTGGAGATCAATTGAATTACTTGGTCCGATGACAACGACAGGAACTCGTCACCACCAATAACTTCTCTAAGAATCAATATATagcattaataaatacaatgatcttatagaaaatagtaaattatatttcatacgaAAAGTGTTGTTGAATGTATGATTTTGAACTTGTTAACAATTTTGTACAGCTATATTTATCAGCTATTGTGGTTATACCAATACAATTTGTAGGGCGGAgttgtgaatttaaaaaataacaacatgcCTCTTTTACTTCTTGTAACTGCAAGAGACTCGCTGCTGGTAAAAAAATCTTGAGAAATACAagacaaacaatttaaatgatgtggttttatgtaataaaattctattttatatattattacctcaACATTTTCTCCAGTGACCAAGATAGCCcccgaataaataaaatttaccaacAGCTGTAAAGCGGTTGAATCTATTTCTCTCATTACAACAAGATCGTTATTCCTTTCCGAAAATTTGGTGAACATTGCATGGAAATATGGAGTAGCTGATGCTAAAACCACCTTATGTGCGATTATTATATTGCGATCGTCTGTTTCTAgtttaatatcacaaaataactGATCTCTAAAACGAAAAACAATGATTTCTTATATTTATCTGGAATATAAACAGTGTTTTAGATAAAAttactagataaaaatatttttagataatatatttattaatttgagatttaacttaactttttccGTTTttctataacttttaataattatttgaaatttaatacaacgtgCATTAAGCCACAATTAGTTCATAAGTCATCATCCAAACtgtgtaataatgtttttatgttaatatgtataaaaccgAACAAAATAAATTGNNNNNNNNNNNNNNNNNNNNNNNNNNNNNNNNNNNNNNNNNNNNNNNNNNNNNNNNNNNNNNNNNNNNNNNNNNNNNNNNNNNNNNNNNNNNNNNNNNNNNNNNNNNNNNNNNNNNNNNNNNNNNNNNNNNNNNNNNNNNNNNNNNNNNNNNNNNNNNNNNNNNNNNNNNNNNNNNNNNNNNNNNNNNNNNNNNNNNNNNNNNNNNNNNNNNNNNNNNNNNNNNNNNNNNNNNNNNNNNNNNNNNNNNNNNNNNNNNNNNNNNNNNNNNNNNNNNNNNNNNNNNNNNNNNNNNNNNNNNNNNNNNNNNNNNNNNNNNNNNNNNNNNNNNNNNNNNNNNNNNNNNNNNNNNNNNNNNNNNNNNNNNNNNNNNNNNNNNNNNNNNNNNNNNNNNNNNNNNNNNNNNNNNNNNNNNNNNNNNNNNNNNNNNNNNNNNNNNNNNNNNNNNNNNNNNNNNNNNNNNNNNNNNNNNNNNNNNNNNNNNNNNNNNNNNNNNNNNNNNNNNNNNNNNNNNNNNNNNNNNNNNNNNNNNNNNNNNNNNNNNNNNNNNNNNNNNNNNNNNNNNNNNNNNNNNNNNNNNNNNNNNNNNNNNNNNNNNNNNNNNNNNNNNNNNNNNNNNNNNNNNNNNNNNNNNNNNNNNNNNNNNNNNNNNNNNNNNNNNNNNNNNNNNNNNNNNNNNNNNNNNNNNNNNNNNNNNNNNNNNNNNNNNNNNNNNNNNNNNNNNNNNNNNNNNNNNNNNNNNNNNNNNNNNNNNNNNNNNNNNNNNNNNNNNNNNNNNNNNNNNNNNNNNNNNNNNNNNNNNNNNNNNNNNNNNNNNNNNNNNNNNNNNNNNNNNNNNNNNNNNNNNNNNNNNNNNNNNNNNNNNNNNNNNNNNNNNNNNNNNNNNNNNNNNNNNNNNNNNNNNNNNNNNNNNNNNNNNNNNNNNNNNNNNNNNNNNNNNNNNNNNNNNNNNNNNNNNNNNNNNNNNNNNNNNNNNNNNNNNNNNNNNNNNNNNNNNNNNNNNNNNNNNNNNNNNNNNNNNNNNNNNNNNNNNNNNNNNNNNNNNNNNNNNNNNNNNNNNNNNNNNNNNNNNNNNNNNNNNNNNNNNNNNNNNNNNNNNNNNNNNNNNNNNNNNNNNNNNNNNNNNNNNNNNNNNNNNNNNNNNNNNNNNNNNNNNNNNNNNNNNNNNNNNNNNNNNNNNNNNNNNNNNNNNNNNNNNNNNNNNNNNNNNGACCTTATTCTTCTTATTCATCTTTTACAGTCCTCGAAGGACTTTCGTTGCCTCTACTACATTTTTCCACGTCGCTCTGTCGATAATGTTATCTATCGTTAATCATTATGAGCacttaatttagatttttgtagACCCTGTCGATCCAGCGTTGTGTAGGTCGACCTCCAGTTATTTTCCCTGTTGCTGACGTAAATGTTTagccatatttttttaatattatattataggctatcGACTGCCATgctcatagataataatatatacatgtatgcgACTTACCATGTATTTAAGTTTGATCGATGTGATTAGCAAACACACAGTCTGAATTTCCCTGTTATCAAACTTTTCCAACGTTTACTAGGTATTATAGAATTTCCTCTACCTAAGTTCGTAGTTTATCGACCAACAAACCATTTCCAtcaggttttttttctttacttgtattctgattaaattatattttgatcttataaatctaaatataatcttaaacaacacattttaacacaataacttaattttagtaattgttttaaaagatTTGTTAGGAGTTATAGACTAAATCAGTACCATACTACAATCCAAAATTGCCACATTAAGGAAGGTCAAAATTGTTATTAGTAGAGTCGTtaagtcatttaaaaatatgataacggAGGTTGTATTTAGAAATATGGTTAAGAATCGTACATACTATTGGATGTTTAAACAatcttaaatctttttttttatttttaataaacctaCAATTCAAGTTTATCATATGAAAACAAAGAACCTAACGGTTTtggttattttaattcaatttaaaaatattattcatgggtatatgacatttttagagtatattattataagttgtacaaaaaatgactttttcaaatgtaatttttttagtaaaaatgaatattttaacctATTGTTGTACTAGTgcttaatatcaaaattaattaattttatcacaataatttcataaaatgtacttatcaatattatttaagctaATACATAAGCTTTTTTTgaatatgcaaataaataataatgctcaTTAAATGATACAGATGCATCAAGAACTATAACTAGGTggctaggtttttttttatttttaaggatgAGTGAGCTTATTTAAATAGaagttatacaaaaaaaatatggtgtccattttttctattatattgtgcaatcgtcacctttataattatttttccattgTGTGCTATTCACCagactattgttattattgtatgcatTATATGCAGTAGTTGCGGCAGTTAAgcacaataatttacaaaattattgtctTATTGGCTCGGTTGTTCCAatgttttattgattaatttattatattatttaattgttgatCCAGGAGAtctaagtttatattatatttcttgtgACGCTGTGAATCGTATATTGTTATCCTTATTAGTAAAATACAGCAACAAACATTTACCACTaatcaaattgttttatatagtttatagttaaataCACACTCTTACACACAACtgcaattatataggtatatttaatttttcataaaattcagaaaatgaataaaattccattttatctaaaataattagatCGTAATAAACGGTAATATACCTACGGCTGGCATCAAGTCAGAGGACGTACTCgcatcatacaaaaataaaaaagatataatatggAACTTTTTCAAAACTCCATGGTCGTATCAcactcatacaattattatgattattgattacagTTGTTGATAACACCgctttattataaaagttgcgAGTACATGTGTGAGATTAGAAGTAATAATCGCACTAAAATaatcgcaattttttttttacgtgatTGTGTGGTATTCGTTATTTTGATAATGGTATTTGTGTGTCGTTTTATGTCAATACCTATTACGCGTGTCGTGAGCtgcagttttaaattatattttctatttaacaatttgtattatttttttattttaatttaaaaaaagctagAAAATGgcaataaaataccaatatctGAGGGCTATAATTCATTCAGTATTCACCAAAAGAGTGAAACAAGATTGCACCGAgtacaaaagtaaaattatagtaaatactgCATAACGGTTCAcaagatattattatcaattgcaAATTCGTATTAATATGAATCACGTCATGGTCACCAAATGAACGGGCTgggttcgtataataataatatgttgcctAGTACTTAGTGTGCTATTATCCACCGGCCGACCTGTGTTttctgtgtgtataatatatgttgtagCAATGCAGAGACCTCCGCTAATTACCAAGTATCctcgaatattatttaaaaaaaaaaacaaaataactaaaatcgtatcTCTCCATTTATACCACTCTtgtttcgtccaaatttgaactaataatatcaataaaaaaaaaattgtgttaaggtatatattttagagAGTTCTCGGTTACAGAAATTACTTATGAGAacccttaatttaaattttcaatttttagcaatagataattaatatataaaataatacactatacatttttagctaGGTACAAATCGTTGTTTTCAAATTTGCGTTATAATGGTGAATTATATAGTACGAAGccttttaataaaacattcaaaaactataaaataaataaaacacaattaagatacaatattacaaaataagaaaacatttatatattgtgtcAAGAAAAATCATgaatggtaataactaataagtattaaaatgtcGAAGACTATTGATGGCTACTACACTTGCCGAACTATGTAAAAAGTCCTGTGACGCTTCAACAATGGTCCAGGTTTTGGTTTCGGGACTGTAAAATCCTGTAGAACGCACAAAAAAAGTGTCGTCAATTCTACCGATGACATACAATAAACCGTTTAATACAACTACTCCTATATTGAAAATCAAGTTAAAttctatatgtttataataNNNNNNNNNNNNNNNNNNNNNNNNNNNNNNNNNNNNNNNNNNNNNNNNNNNNNNNNNNNNNNNNNNNNNNNNNNNNNNNNNNNNNNNNNNNNNNNNNNNNNNNNNNNNNNNNNNNNNNNNNNNNNNNNNNNNNNNNNNNNNNNNNNNNNNNNNNNNNNNNNNNNNNNNNNNNNNNNNNNNNNNNNNNNNNNNNNNNNNNNNNNNNNNNNNNNNNNNNNNNNNNNNNNNNNNNNNNNNNNNNNNNNNNNNNNNNNNNNNNNNNNNNNNNNNNNNNNNNNNNNNNNNNNNNNNNNNNNNNNNNNNNNNNNNNNNNNNNNNNNNNNNNNNNNNNNNNNNNNNNNNNNNNNNNNNNNNNNNNNNNNNNNNNNNNNNNNNNNNNNNNNNNNNNNNNNNNNNNNNNNNNNNNNNNNNNNNNNNNNNNNNNNNNNNNNNNNNNNNNNNNNNNNNNNNNNNNNNNNNNNNNNNNNNNNNNNNNNNNNNNNNNNNNNNNNNNNNNNNNNNNNNNNNNNNNNNNNNNNNNNNNNNNNNNNNNNNNNNNNNNNNNNNNNNNNNNNNNNNNNNNNNNNNNNNNNNNNNNNNNNNNNNNNNNNNNNNNNNNNNNNNNNNNNNNNNNNNNNNNNNNNNNNNNNNNNNNNNNNNNNNNNNNNNNNNNNNNNNNNNNNNNNNNNNNNNNNNNNNNNNNNNNNNNNNNNNNNNNNNNNNNNNNNNNNNNNNNNNNNNNNNNNNNNNNNNNNNNNNNNNNNNNNNNNNNNNNNNNNNNNNNNNNNNNNNNNNNNNNNNNNNNNNNNNNNNNNNNNNNNNNNNNNNNNNNNNNNNNNNNNNNNNNNNNNNNNNNNNNNNNNNNNNNNNNNNNNNNNNNNNNNNNNNNNNNNNNNNNNNNNNNNNNNNNNNNNNNNNNNNNNNNNNNNNNNNNNNNNNNNNNNNNNNNNNNNNNNNNNNNNNNNNNNNNNNNNNNNNNNNNNNNNNNNNNNNNNNNNNNNNNNNNNNNNNNNNNNNNNNNNNNNNNNNNNNNNNNNNNNNNNNNNNNNNNNNNNNNNNNNNNNNNNNNNNNNNNNNNNNNNNNNNNNNNNNNNNNNNNNNNNNNNNNNNNNNNNNNNNNNNNNNNNNNNNNNNNNNNNNNNNNNNNNNNNNNNNNNNNNNNNNNNNNNNNNNNNNNNNNNNNNNNNNNNNNNNNNNNNNNNNNNNNNNNNNNNNNNNNNNNNNNNNNNNNNNNNNNNNNNNNNNNNNNNNNNNNNNNNNNNNNNNNNNNNNNNNNNNNNNNNNNNNNNNNNNNNNNNNNNNNNNNNNNNNNNNNNNNNNNNNNNNNNNNNNNNNNNNNNNNNNNNNNNNNNNNNNNNNNNNNNNNNNNNNNNNNNNNNNNNNNNNNNNNNNNNNNNNNNNNNNNNNNNNNNNNNNNNNNNNNNNNNNNNNNNNNNNNNNNNNNNNNNNNNNNNNNNNNNNNNNNNNNNNNNNNNNNNNNNNNNNNNNNNNNNNNNNNNNNNNNNNNNNNNNNNNNNNNNNNNNNNNNNNNNNNNNNNNNNNNNNNNNNNNNNNNNNNNNNNNNNNNNNNNNNNNNNNNNNNNNNNNNNNNNNNNNNNNNNNNNNNNNNNNNNNNNNNNNNNNNNNNNNNNNNNNNNNNNNNNNNNNNNNNNNNNNNNNNNNNNNNNNNNNNNNNNNNNNNNNNNNNNNNNNNNNNNNNNNNNNNNNNNNNNNNNNNNNNNNNNNNNNNNNNNNNNNNNNNNNNNNNNNNNNNNNNNNNNNNNNNNNNNNNNNNNNNNNNNNNNNNNNNNNNNNNNNNNNNNNNNNNNNNNNNNNNNNNNNNNNNNNNNNNNNNNNNNNNNNNNNNNNNNNNNNNNNNNNNNNNNNNNNNNNNNNNNNNNNNNNNNNNNNNNNNNNNNNNNNNNNNNNNNNNNNNNNNNNNNNNNNNNNNNNNNNNNNNNNNNNNNNNNNNNNNNNNNNNNNNNNNNNNNNNNNNNNNNNNNNNNNNNNNNNNNNNNNNNNNNNNNNNNNNNNNNNNNNNNNNNNNNNNNNNNNNNNNNNNNNNNNNNNNNNNNNNNNNNNNNNNNNNNNNNNNNNNNNNNNNNNNNNNNNNNNNNNNNNNNNNNNNTTACTTCTTGTAACTGCAAGAGACTCGCTGCTGGTAAAAAAATCTTGAGAAATACAagacaaacaatttaaatgatgtggttttatgtaataaaattctattttatatattattacctcaACATTTTCTCCAGTGACCAAGATAGCCcccgaataaataaaatttaccaacAGCTGTAAAGCGGTTGAATCTATTTCTCTCATTACAACAAGATTGTTATTCCTTTCCGAAAATTTGGTGAACATTGCATGGAAATATGGAGTAGCTGATGCTAAAACCACCTTATGTGCGATTATTATATTGCGATCGTCTGTTTCTAgtttaatatcacaaaataactGATCTCTAAAACGAAAAACAATGATTTCTTATATTTATCTGGAATATAAACAGTGTTTTAGATAAAAttactagataaaaatatttttagataatatatttattaatttgagatttaacttaactttttccGTTTttctataacttttaataattatttgaaatttaatacaacgtgCATTAAGCCACAATTAGTTCATAAGTCATCATCCAAACtgtgtaataatgtttttatgttaatatgtataaaaccgaacaaaataaattgtaattttttttttttaatttaattatctgcatttattatttcgattttatgcaataaaacaatttttgtcaaaaaaagtCATTATTgtgttaaactatatatataagttgCCCACCGGGCAACGGGATAGCGCGTCGGCTGCTTCGTTTTCTACTCCGGGCACGTGCCGGATTTCAAAATCGAAAGCCCCGAGTTGTAGTGCCCATCGCGTTAGTTTGCTGTTGGTACAGCGAGCTTGCTGTAACCATCGGAGTGCCGCGTTATCTGTGAATAACATAAACTTACCAGACTCAAGATACGGCCTGAACCTGTCAACCGCCCAAACTATGGCTAGACATTCACGTTCGACTGCCGAGTATCTTCCCTGTGCTGGAGTGAGTTTTTTGCTGGCGTAGGAAACGATTTTCCTGTCACCACTCTCCCCCCGCTGGAAGAGCACGGCACCAACTCCGACTTCGCTTGCGTCGGTCTGTAGATTGAATGGCTTACCCGGAAGAGGAGGGCAGAGCCGTGGTGCGGACACCAAAGACTCCTTCAACTTCCGGAACGCCTCTTGCTCAATTTCTGATCAACGCCATTTGGTCCCTTTGGCCAACAGACTCGTGAGCGGTGCTGTGATCTCGGCATAGTGTGGCACGAACTGGCTGTACCAACAACAACGCCTAANNNNNNNNNNNNNNNNNNNNNNNNNNNNNNNNNNNNNNNNNNNNNNNNNNNNNNNNNNNNNNNNNNNNNNNNNNNNNNNNNNNNNNNNNNNNNNNNNNNNNNNNNNNNNNNNNNNNNNNNNNNNNNNNNNNNNNNNNNNNNNNNNNNNNNNNNNNNNNNNNNNNNNNNNNNNNNNNNNNNNNNNNNNNNNNNNNNNNNNNNNNNNNNNNNNNNNNNNNNNNNNNNNNNNNNNNNNNNNNNNNNNNNNNNNNNNNNNNNNNNNNNNNNNNNNNNNNNNNNNNNNNNNNNNNNNNNNNNNNNNNNNNNNNNNNNNNNNNNNNNNNNNNNNNNNNNNNNNNNNNNNNNNNNNNNNNNNNNNNNNNNNNNNNNNNNNNNNNNNNNNNNNNNNNNNNNNNNNNNNNNNNNNNNNNNNNNNNNNNNNNNNNNNNNNNNNNNNNNNNNNNNNNNNNNNNNNNNNNNNNNNNNNNNNNNNNNNNNNNNNNNNNNNNNNNNNNNNNNNNNNNNNNNNNNNNNNNNNNNNNNNNNNNNNNNNNNNNNNNNNNNNNNNNNNNNNNNNNNNNNNNNNNNNNNNNNNNNNNNNNNNNNNNNNNNNNNNNNNNNNNNNNNNNNNNNNNNNNNNNNNNNNNNNNNNNNNNNNNNNNNNNNNNNNNNNNNNNNNNNNNNNNNNNNNNNNNNNNNNNNNNNNNNNNNNNNNNNNNNNNNNNNNNNNNNNNNNNNNNNNNNNNNNNNNNNNNNNNNNNNNNNNNNNNNNNNNNNNNNNNNNNNNNNNNNNNNNNNNNNNNNNNNNNNNNNNNNNNNNNNNNNNNNNNNNNNNNNNNNNNNNNNNNNNNNNNNNNNNNNNNNNNNNNNNNNNNNNNNNNNNNNNNNNNNNNNNNNNNNNNNNNNNNNNNNNNNNNNNNNNNNNNNNNNNNNNNNNNNNNNNNNNNNNNNNNNNNNNNNNNNNNNNNNNNNNNNNNNNNNNNNNNNNNNNNNNNNNNNNNNNNNNNNNNNNNNNNNNNNNNNNNNNNNNNNNNNNNNNNNNNNNNNNNNNNNNNNNNNNNNNNNNNNNNNNNNNNNNNNNNNNNNNNNNNNNNNNNNNNNNNNNNNNNNNNNNNNNNNNNNNNNNNNNNNNNNNNNNNNNNNNNNNNNNNNNNNNNNNNNNNNNNNNNNNNNNNNNNNNNNNNNNNNNNNNNNNNNNNNNNNNNNNNNNNNNNNNNNNNNNNNNNNNNNNNNNNNNNNNNNNNNNNNNNNNNNNNNNNNNNNNNNNNNNNNNNNNNNNNNNNNNNNNNNNNNNNNNNNNNNNNNNNNNNNNNNNNNNNNNNNNNNNNNNNNNNNNNNNNNNNNNNNNNNNNNNNNNNNNNNNNNNNNNNNNNNNNNNNNNNNNNNNNNNNNNNNNNNNNNNNNNNNNNNNNNNNNNNNNNNNNNNNNNNNNNNNNNNNNNNNNNNNNNNNNNNNNNNNNNNNNNNNNNNNNNNNNNNNNNNNNNNNNNNNNNNNNNNNNNNNNNNNNNNNNNNNNNNNNNNNNNNNNNNNNNNNNNNNNNNNNNNNNNNNNNNNNNNNNNNNNNNNNNNNNNNNNNNNNNNNNNNNNNNNNNNNNNNNNNNNNNNNNNNNNNNNNNNNNNNNNNNNNNNNNNNNNNNNNNNNNNNNNNNNNNNNNNNNNNNNNNNNNNNNNNNNNNNNNNNNNNNNNNNNNNNNNNNNNNNNNNNNNNNNNNNNNNNNNNNNNNNNNNNNNNNNNNNNNNNNNNNNNNNNNNNNNNNNNNNNNNNNNNNNNNNNNNNNNNNNNNNNNNNNNNNNNNNNNNNNNNNNNNNNNNNNNNNNNNNNNNNNNNNNNNNNNNNNNNNNNNNNNNNNNNNNNNNNNNNNNNNaatgttcaaaaataaaaaaataaaaattacctttatttttttaccaaaaataaaatatatctaatacgTCTTGTCCCTgcgagtctaataaaaaaaaaaaaaaccgatatgATAAATATGATAAGAGATTATGGTAAATGTGTTATCTCAGGAGATGTCGTAATGGGTCCACGCGGGA encodes:
- the LOC100572987 gene encoding ring canal kelch homolog codes for the protein MCNKWYDPIIDKWNFGPKMNTIRHRVCAALVTDNLVFAVGGLDDDATEPLSSVDVLDLSLESLCWKQSVEMLVERHCLGVGVIDNYLYAVGGYNNSNLALDNAEVFDNNTQEWRIISSMSTARSDLGVGVLNNLLYADLFATPQFNFLVLIHGHQSQKCLKCQKCREGVGVGVLDGLLYAVGGKDGSKTLSSVEAYRPSTGVWSTIVDMHKPRKRAGVVVLNGLLYVIGRIDDTFFVRSTEFYSPETKTWTIVEASQDFLHSSASVVAINSLRHFNTY